A single genomic interval of Terriglobus albidus harbors:
- a CDS encoding TonB-dependent receptor, with protein MTIKRFGFVFLLLACVCMMCPLSWAQSTQGTILGTVKDSSGAFITNATVKLTGVDTGVVKTAQVDSTGTYQFLNLNAGIYQVEITADGFNAQVLRNLNLSARQELRADATLSVGSITQDASVDAAAAGVIETDNPSIDATLSSNAVRDLPANYRASSNGTSPLNVIQTLPGVQTDSSGNFSVQGGLPFQTDVTVDGITTRSATGGNSPIQNAFPSGDSISEMRVDGVLNAAEFGQPGEVTTTTKSGTNNLHGAIFWYHQDSGLNAKPWGSTQKPKLVTNDYGATIGGPVVLPHLYNGHDRTFFFGTYEGYRSPRTSPYTAVVPTAAMKRGDFSKVKGLTTLKNPYGGTYPLNAVPINAVAQKFLSFFPDPNIGDTSTYVPGAVNYSTNKGTSLFSNQFDIRGDQYVGQKALVFARFTWKNYNQDAQQPLAVPSSTKSFQDRIFLIAGNYNFTPSLINEFRYGFTFDTNGNVNPFDGKGFTTNSGLQGLQNLFYNGIPELDFGDLTTLDAARLTSITKSRTHVFTDNVTWVKGRHSMKFGFDIRRLQAITPLGFNGADNYGTFDYSSASFTGQEFADFLIGAPNTTFYDVVQSDNDGRSMHYHFFAQDQWRVSNGLTLSYGLRYEYHPAYHDPSGNIGNFDPSLAKSGQVIFPAGKGSLVSQPYLASFNSCGLGQTSGKPAVNGAACTPTIDNNQAGLPDGLRTAVKLRFAPRFGFAWRPFGDNRTVLRGGYGLYNITLLGSNFYSLTGTLQANTVQYTNSQTTSGPSYVWPQIYTASGASSGSAGYGQAYFGTANDIHWNDPYSHQFSLSVDRDLGRGYGLRVSYIGMTTKHLVWAPNLNDLPYSRTTSAYNQPLSARPFPNWGTINSRSTGGSAAYHSGQVDFRHSLTSGLTFDTTYTFAKNLTNNQGPNSTSFAGESGGSRASFGRDPDVDRGQASGTSRHRWNTTLLYALPFGRGKQFGGNMSRWTDLAVGGWQLSSIFVVQSGPFLAPYFPGGQGDPSGTGAGLNGDINGGALPGRSQKVDRLVGVSEVPTNRTAARWFNPAAFTCPGTPTWTPGSQCHTGRGLAGDPLPIGRFGNMQNNSIVGPGTVNLSAGLSKSFAITERVSLRAEGTFTNILNKANLGIPNMNLSSGAFGTITSANDKADFSGARTGQISARLQF; from the coding sequence ATGACGATAAAACGGTTCGGCTTCGTTTTTCTTCTTCTTGCATGCGTTTGCATGATGTGCCCGTTGAGCTGGGCGCAATCCACACAAGGCACCATTCTCGGCACGGTGAAAGACAGCAGTGGCGCCTTCATTACGAACGCTACCGTCAAGCTGACTGGCGTCGATACTGGAGTCGTGAAGACCGCGCAGGTGGACTCCACCGGAACCTATCAGTTCCTGAACCTGAATGCTGGTATCTATCAGGTCGAGATCACTGCTGATGGTTTCAATGCGCAGGTGCTGCGCAATCTCAACCTTTCCGCACGACAGGAACTTCGCGCCGACGCGACGCTCTCCGTTGGCTCTATCACGCAGGATGCGTCCGTGGATGCAGCCGCTGCCGGCGTGATTGAAACGGACAATCCGTCGATTGACGCTACGCTCTCTTCGAATGCCGTTCGCGACCTTCCCGCGAACTACCGCGCGAGCTCCAACGGCACCAGCCCGCTGAACGTGATCCAAACGCTGCCGGGTGTACAGACAGACTCCAGCGGAAACTTCTCTGTGCAGGGCGGCTTGCCCTTCCAGACCGATGTCACGGTCGATGGCATCACCACGCGCAGCGCTACCGGCGGCAATTCGCCTATCCAGAACGCTTTTCCTTCCGGCGATTCCATCTCCGAGATGCGTGTTGATGGTGTGCTCAACGCCGCTGAGTTCGGACAGCCCGGCGAAGTCACCACCACGACGAAGAGCGGCACAAACAACCTGCACGGCGCTATCTTCTGGTATCACCAGGACTCCGGTCTGAACGCTAAACCTTGGGGGTCAACTCAGAAGCCCAAGCTTGTGACCAACGACTACGGTGCAACCATTGGCGGTCCGGTTGTTTTGCCGCATCTCTACAACGGTCACGACCGGACCTTCTTCTTCGGAACGTATGAGGGCTATCGCAGTCCGCGCACCAGTCCCTATACCGCCGTCGTCCCCACGGCCGCGATGAAGCGTGGTGATTTCAGCAAAGTCAAGGGACTCACGACACTGAAGAATCCTTATGGCGGCACCTACCCGCTGAATGCAGTTCCCATCAACGCCGTGGCGCAGAAGTTCCTCTCCTTCTTCCCCGATCCCAACATCGGTGACACCAGTACCTATGTGCCTGGAGCGGTCAACTACAGCACCAACAAGGGCACGTCGCTCTTCTCCAATCAGTTCGATATCCGCGGAGATCAGTACGTCGGTCAGAAAGCGCTTGTCTTCGCTCGCTTCACCTGGAAGAACTACAACCAGGACGCTCAGCAACCCCTTGCCGTTCCCTCCAGCACCAAGTCATTTCAGGACCGCATCTTCCTCATTGCCGGCAACTATAACTTCACGCCAAGCCTGATCAACGAGTTTCGTTATGGCTTTACCTTCGACACGAACGGCAACGTGAATCCCTTCGATGGCAAGGGCTTCACCACCAACTCCGGGCTGCAGGGCCTGCAAAACCTCTTCTACAACGGCATTCCTGAGCTGGACTTCGGCGACCTCACCACTCTTGATGCCGCCCGCCTTACCTCCATCACCAAGTCGCGCACACATGTTTTTACCGACAATGTCACCTGGGTCAAGGGCCGGCATAGCATGAAGTTCGGTTTCGATATCCGCAGGCTACAGGCGATCACGCCGCTCGGTTTCAACGGCGCTGACAACTATGGCACCTTCGACTATTCCTCTGCCAGCTTCACTGGTCAGGAGTTCGCTGACTTCCTCATCGGTGCTCCGAACACCACATTCTATGACGTCGTGCAGTCCGACAACGACGGCCGCTCGATGCACTATCACTTCTTCGCGCAGGACCAGTGGCGGGTCTCTAACGGCCTGACGCTGAGCTATGGTCTACGCTACGAGTATCATCCTGCCTATCACGATCCCAGCGGCAACATCGGTAACTTCGATCCCTCGCTCGCCAAGTCGGGTCAGGTGATCTTCCCGGCAGGTAAGGGAAGCCTGGTCTCGCAGCCGTACCTGGCCAGCTTCAACTCCTGCGGTCTTGGCCAGACCTCCGGCAAGCCCGCGGTTAACGGAGCTGCCTGCACACCGACCATCGACAACAACCAGGCTGGTCTGCCTGACGGTCTGCGAACCGCCGTCAAGCTTCGCTTTGCTCCACGCTTCGGTTTTGCATGGCGTCCGTTCGGAGATAACCGTACCGTCCTCCGCGGCGGATATGGCCTCTACAACATCACGCTGCTTGGCTCTAACTTCTACTCCCTCACCGGTACGCTGCAGGCCAATACCGTGCAGTACACCAACTCACAGACCACCAGCGGCCCCTCGTATGTCTGGCCACAGATCTATACCGCTTCAGGAGCCAGCTCTGGTTCTGCAGGTTATGGACAGGCATACTTCGGAACGGCGAACGATATCCACTGGAACGATCCGTACTCACATCAGTTCTCGCTCTCGGTCGATCGCGACCTTGGCCGCGGCTATGGTCTTCGCGTTTCCTACATTGGCATGACGACGAAGCATCTCGTCTGGGCGCCGAACCTGAATGACCTGCCGTACTCCCGTACGACGTCGGCGTACAACCAGCCTCTCTCCGCTCGTCCCTTCCCCAACTGGGGAACCATCAACAGTCGTTCCACCGGCGGTTCCGCAGCCTATCACTCCGGTCAGGTTGATTTCCGTCACTCCCTCACCTCCGGTCTGACCTTCGACACGACCTATACGTTTGCCAAGAACCTCACCAATAACCAAGGGCCGAACAGCACCTCCTTTGCGGGTGAGAGCGGCGGGTCCCGTGCCTCGTTCGGTCGCGATCCTGATGTCGATCGTGGCCAGGCGTCCGGTACGAGCCGTCACCGCTGGAACACCACGCTGCTCTATGCCTTACCCTTCGGTCGTGGCAAGCAGTTCGGTGGCAACATGAGCCGTTGGACTGACCTCGCTGTTGGCGGATGGCAGTTGAGCAGCATCTTCGTTGTACAGAGCGGCCCTTTCCTTGCGCCATACTTCCCCGGCGGTCAGGGTGATCCCTCGGGAACTGGCGCTGGTCTAAACGGTGATATTAACGGCGGTGCCCTGCCTGGACGCAGCCAAAAGGTGGATCGCCTTGTGGGTGTCAGTGAGGTTCCCACCAATCGCACTGCCGCCCGCTGGTTCAACCCTGCCGCATTTACCTGCCCGGGCACGCCGACCTGGACCCCGGGCTCGCAGTGCCACACCGGCCGTGGTCTGGCCGGAGATCCTCTGCCTATCGGCCGCTTTGGCAATATGCAGAACAACTCCATCGTCGGTCCCGGAACAGTGAATCTCTCCGCTGGTCTCAGCAAGAGCTTCGCCATCACCGAGCGTGTCTCGCTGCGCGCGGAAGGCACCTTCACCAACATCCTCAACAAGGCGAACCTGGGAATTCCGAATATGAATCTCTCCAGCGGCGCCTTCGGCACCATCACCTCTGCCAACGACAAGGCGGACTTCAGTGGTGCACGCACCGGACAGATCTCGGCCCGCCTGCAGTTCTAG
- the coaBC gene encoding bifunctional phosphopantothenoylcysteine decarboxylase/phosphopantothenate--cysteine ligase CoaBC, whose product MKVLLGVCGGIAAYKAAELLRELQRQGAEVQVVLTQGAEKFVTPLTFAALSGRQVLTSLWTPAVSEIAGEQPQGFGIEHIDIAQWADVLVIAPATAHALAKLAHGMADDLLSTIALAATAPVVVAPAMNVNMWRHPATRENLETLRGRGITIVEPASGELACGMVGEGRLAEIPEIVSATLHAANPIRDLAGEHLLITAGGTREAIDPVRFLGNRSSGKMGIALAEAALKRGAKVTLITTASRAVSLGCERVLVESAEEMRTAVLDRLPGATALIMAAAVADYRVTNPAAQKIKKSGEKLTLELERTPDILAEAARLRPSGTLILGFAAETERVVEEGRRKLREKGVDAIVANDVSRPDTGIGSDHNAGVMLFADREVRLELSSKWTMAERILDEVHRLRVLRDRSEVELTPGY is encoded by the coding sequence ATGAAGGTACTGCTGGGTGTCTGCGGAGGCATTGCTGCTTACAAAGCGGCAGAGCTGCTGCGCGAGTTGCAGCGACAGGGCGCCGAAGTACAGGTCGTACTGACACAGGGCGCGGAGAAGTTCGTGACGCCGCTCACCTTTGCCGCACTGAGCGGACGCCAGGTGTTGACCTCTTTGTGGACTCCAGCGGTAAGTGAAATTGCAGGCGAACAGCCACAAGGGTTTGGAATTGAGCACATCGATATCGCACAGTGGGCCGACGTGCTGGTCATCGCTCCGGCAACGGCGCATGCGTTGGCAAAGCTGGCGCACGGCATGGCCGACGATCTGCTGAGCACAATTGCATTGGCGGCGACAGCGCCGGTAGTTGTGGCTCCGGCGATGAATGTGAACATGTGGCGGCATCCTGCAACGCGGGAAAACCTGGAGACGTTGCGCGGACGCGGCATCACTATCGTCGAGCCGGCGAGCGGAGAGCTTGCCTGCGGCATGGTGGGCGAGGGCCGTCTCGCTGAGATTCCTGAGATCGTCTCCGCGACACTGCATGCAGCCAATCCCATTCGCGACCTCGCAGGAGAGCACCTGCTCATCACCGCCGGCGGCACGCGGGAGGCAATCGATCCGGTGCGCTTCCTCGGCAATCGCTCAAGCGGCAAGATGGGAATTGCTCTTGCGGAAGCAGCGTTGAAGCGCGGAGCAAAAGTGACCTTGATTACGACCGCGAGTCGTGCCGTGTCTCTGGGTTGCGAACGCGTGCTGGTCGAGTCCGCAGAAGAGATGCGTACGGCTGTGCTTGACCGCCTTCCAGGGGCGACGGCATTGATCATGGCTGCAGCTGTGGCGGATTATCGCGTGACCAATCCTGCCGCGCAGAAGATCAAGAAGAGCGGCGAGAAATTGACGCTGGAACTGGAGCGGACGCCGGATATCCTGGCGGAAGCTGCGCGCCTGCGCCCTTCCGGAACGCTCATCCTCGGCTTTGCTGCAGAGACAGAACGCGTTGTAGAGGAAGGCCGGCGCAAGCTGCGCGAGAAGGGCGTCGATGCGATTGTTGCGAACGATGTATCCAGACCTGATACAGGTATCGGGTCCGATCACAATGCCGGCGTGATGTTGTTTGCGGATCGCGAGGTGCGATTAGAGTTGTCGTCGAAGTGGACGATGGCAGAACGCATTCTCGATGAGGTGCATCGGTTGCGTGTTCTGCGTGATCGATCGGAAGTTGAGCTTACGCCGGGGTATTAG
- the panC gene encoding pantoate--beta-alanine ligase: MQTVTTIREMQQIVRAAKRGSGTIGLVPTMGALHEGHLSLVRAARARCTHVIATIFVNPLQFGPNEDFSRYPRTFERDAELLTSEGVDWLFAPSAEEMYPQGAQTTVDVPELGARLDGASRPGHFRGVATVVSKLFHITQPDLAFFGQKDAAQVAVLRRMVRDLNFPLEIVVCPTVREVDGLALSSRNRYLSEEERSRALVLSRALRKAEALAATGTPATLRDAMLSEFEGTDGVRVDYAAVVDPDTLLDVSDLSRGALLAVAAWVGSTRLIDNLLVPAREV, from the coding sequence ATGCAGACAGTAACAACGATCCGTGAGATGCAGCAGATTGTGCGCGCGGCCAAAAGAGGCTCGGGCACAATTGGCCTGGTGCCGACGATGGGCGCGCTGCATGAGGGACATCTGTCGCTGGTGCGGGCGGCACGAGCACGATGTACGCATGTGATTGCGACCATCTTCGTAAACCCGCTGCAGTTCGGTCCGAATGAGGACTTCTCCCGCTATCCACGCACCTTCGAACGCGATGCGGAACTGTTGACCAGCGAAGGTGTGGACTGGCTGTTTGCGCCGAGCGCGGAGGAGATGTATCCCCAGGGCGCGCAGACGACAGTCGACGTGCCGGAGTTGGGGGCGCGGCTCGATGGAGCATCGCGGCCCGGTCACTTTCGTGGCGTCGCCACTGTGGTGAGCAAACTGTTTCACATCACGCAGCCGGACCTGGCCTTTTTCGGACAGAAAGATGCCGCGCAGGTGGCCGTCTTACGGCGCATGGTGCGGGATCTGAACTTTCCGCTGGAGATAGTGGTTTGTCCAACGGTACGCGAGGTGGATGGCCTGGCGTTGAGCTCGCGCAATCGATATCTGAGCGAGGAAGAACGCAGCCGTGCGCTGGTGCTGTCGCGAGCTCTTCGCAAAGCAGAGGCACTGGCAGCGACGGGAACACCCGCAACGTTGCGCGATGCGATGTTGAGTGAGTTCGAAGGCACCGACGGAGTACGTGTGGACTACGCTGCCGTCGTCGATCCGGATACATTGCTGGATGTCAGTGATCTGTCGCGAGGTGCGTTGCTGGCGGTAGCGGCTTGGGTGGGCAGCACACGGCTGATCGACAACCTGTTGGTTCCCGCACGCGAGGTGTAG
- the panB gene encoding 3-methyl-2-oxobutanoate hydroxymethyltransferase, whose product MSLTGFRDAAARPLGVATAVTPASLLALKRSGAPITALTAYDYPTARLADEAGIDMLLVGDSLAMAVLGHEDTLAVTMDEMLHHARAVRRATQRALLVVDLPYGSYQISVEDTLRNSLRMVKEAGANAVKLEGGAAMASRVRALTAAEIPVVAHIGLTPQSVNRMGGYRVQGRSEIEAMTLLDDALALEDAGAIAIVLEGIPRELAALITARLHIPTIGIGAGPKCDGQILVWHDVFGLSFRNAPKFVRQFEDVAALMRKGLEEYRTAVSERTFPRDEESYHLPTNVHLPETEEPELSVWSE is encoded by the coding sequence ATGAGTCTGACCGGATTCCGGGACGCGGCCGCGCGTCCTTTGGGCGTGGCTACCGCAGTCACACCCGCGAGCCTGCTGGCGCTGAAGCGCTCAGGGGCACCTATCACCGCTCTCACCGCATACGACTATCCCACAGCGCGACTGGCAGATGAGGCCGGCATTGACATGCTGCTGGTCGGCGATTCGCTGGCAATGGCCGTTCTGGGCCATGAAGATACGCTGGCCGTCACCATGGACGAGATGTTGCATCACGCTCGTGCCGTGCGCAGGGCAACACAGCGCGCCTTGTTAGTTGTGGATCTGCCGTATGGAAGCTATCAGATCTCCGTGGAAGATACCCTGCGCAATAGCCTTCGCATGGTCAAGGAGGCAGGCGCGAACGCAGTAAAGCTGGAGGGCGGCGCGGCGATGGCCTCACGTGTTCGTGCGCTGACTGCAGCGGAGATTCCTGTCGTCGCACACATTGGCCTGACTCCGCAGTCGGTCAATCGCATGGGCGGCTATCGGGTGCAGGGCCGCAGTGAGATCGAAGCGATGACCCTGCTGGATGACGCCCTCGCACTGGAAGATGCAGGAGCGATTGCGATTGTTCTGGAAGGCATTCCGCGAGAGCTGGCCGCGCTGATTACGGCACGGCTTCATATACCCACGATCGGTATTGGAGCGGGCCCGAAGTGCGACGGCCAGATCCTGGTGTGGCACGATGTCTTTGGCTTGAGCTTCCGCAATGCCCCCAAGTTCGTGCGACAGTTTGAAGATGTCGCAGCGCTGATGCGCAAAGGGCTGGAGGAGTATCGAACCGCAGTGAGTGAACGAACCTTCCCGCGTGATGAAGAGAGCTATCATCTACCGACCAATGTGCACCTACCTGAGACGGAGGAGCCGGAACTCTCTGTCTGGAGCGAGTAA